A stretch of the Chelonoidis abingdonii isolate Lonesome George chromosome 11, CheloAbing_2.0, whole genome shotgun sequence genome encodes the following:
- the ARHGAP35 gene encoding rho GTPase-activating protein 35 isoform X3 — MMMMARKQDVRIPTYNINVVGLSGTEKEKGQCGIGKSCLCNRFVRPSADDFHLDHTSVLSTSDFGGRVVNNDHFLYWGEVVRPLEDCVDCKIHIVEQTEFIDDQTFQPHRSTALQPYIKRAAATKLASAEKLMYFCTDQLGLEQDFEQKQMPDGKLLIDGFLLCIDVSRGMNRNFDDQLKFISNLYNQLTKTKKPIVVVLTKCDEGVERYIRDAHTFALSKKNLQVVETSARSNVNVDLAFSTLVQLIDKSRGKTKIIPYFEALKQQSQQIAASKDKYEWLVSRIVKNHNETWSNVSRKMQSSPEYLDYVYLEGTQKAKKLFLQHIHRLKQEHIERRRKMYLAALPLAFDALIPNLDEIDHLSCIKVEKLLETKPDFLKWFVVLDETPWDATSHIDNMENECIPFDLMETLPAEQLYEAHLEKLRNEKKRAEMRRAFKENLETSPFITPGKPWEEARSFIMNEEFYIWLEEAVYVDIYCKHQKQIIEKAKEEFQELLLEYSELFYELELDAKPSKEKMGVIQEVLGEEQRFKALQKLQAERDALILKHIHFVYHPTKETCPSCPVCIDSKIEQLIGSRFIRQSERNQKNLLSDSNIDRINLVILGKDGLARELANEIRALCTNDDKYVIDGKMYELSLRPIEGNVRLPVNSFQTPTFQPHGCLCLYNSKESLSYVVESIEKSRESTLGRRDNHLVHLPLTLILVNKRGDTSGETLHSLIQQGQQIASKLQCVFLDPASAGIGYGRNINEKQISQVLKGLLDSKRNLNLVSSTSSIKDLADVDLRIVMCLLCGDPFNADDILLPILQSQTCRPSQCGSSNSVLLELPIGPHKRRIELSILSYHSSFSIRKSRLVHGYIVVFSAKRKASLAMLRAFLCEVQDIIPIQIVALTDGSIDILDNDLSREQLTEGQEIAQEIDGKFTTIPCSPPQHKLEIFYSFFKDVVEKKNIIEATHMYDNAAEACSTTEEVFNSPRAGSPHCNSNLQDSEEDTEPPSYSPFREDTSMPTLPKDHSKLSMELLEGNDGLSVFSVMSTFESKLNNKVPPPVKPKPPVHFDITKGDLSYLEQGHRDGQRKSMSSSSWLPTDSFDPSDYAEPMDAVVKPRNEEENIYSVPHDSTQGKIITIRNINKTQSNGSGNGSDSEMDTSSLERGRKVSIVSKPVLYRTRCARLGRFASYRTSFSVGSDDELGPIRKKEEDQTSQGYKGDNAVIPYESADGEDPRRRNILRSLRRTTK; from the exons ATGATGATGATGGCAAGAAAGCAAGATGTTCGCATTCCCACTTACAATATTAATGTGGTGGGATTGTCCGGGACGGAGAAGGAGAAGGGGCAGTGTGGCATTGGGAAGTCTTGCCTCTGCAATCGGTTTGTGCGGCCTAGTGCAGATGACTTTCATTTGGACCACACTTCAGTTCTCAGCACCAGTGACTTTGGAGGAAGGGTTGTCAATAATGATCACTTTCTGTACTGGGGGGAAGTTGTGCGTCCCCTGGAGGATTGCGTGGACTGTAAAATTCATATTGTGGAACAGACTGAATTTATTGATGACCAGACTTTTCAGCCACATCGTAGCACGGCCCTGCAGCCCTATATCAAAAGGGCGGCTGCAACCAAACTTGCATCAGCTGAAAAGCTCATGTACTTTTGCACTGATCAGCTAGGGCTGGAACAGGActttgaacaaaaacaaatgccAGATGGAAAGCTACTGATTGATGGCTTTCTTCTCTGCATCGATGTTAGTAGAGGTATGAACAGGAACTTTGATGATCAACTTAAGTTTATTTCAAATCTTTACAATcaactaacaaaaacaaaaaagcccattGTGGTGGTCCTGACGAAGTGTGATGAAGGAGTGGAGCGGTACATTAGAGATGCACATACTTTTGCCTTAAGCAAAAAGAACCTCCAGGTTGTGGAGACATCTGCTAGATCCAATGTGAACGTTGACCTGGCTTTCAGCACTTTAGTGCAGCTAATTGATAAAAGTAGGGGGAAGACTAAAATTATCCCCTACTTTGAAGCTTTGAAACAGCAGAGCCAACAGATAGCTGCTTCAAAAGATAAGTATGAATGGTTGGTTAGCCGCATTGTCAAAAACCATAATGAAACATGGTCAAATGTCAGCCGAAAGATGCAGTCCTCTCCAGAATATCTGGACTATGTGTATTTGGAAGGAACACAGAAAGCCAAGAAGCTGTTCCTACAACATATCCATCGCCTCAAGCAGGAGCATATAGAGCGCAGAAGAAAGATGTATCTTGCTGCTCTTCCTCTAGCATTTGATGCTCTTATTCCTAATCTGGATGAAATAGATCACCTGAGCTGCATAAAAGTAGAGAAGTTATTGGAGACTAAGCCAGATTTCTTAAAATGGTTTGTTGTTCTTGATGAGACCCCTTGGGATGCTACTAGCCATATAGACAACATGGAAAATGAATGCATTCCTTTTGACCTAATGGAGACTCTGCCTGCAGAGCAACTTTATGAAGCTCACTTAGAAAAGCTGAGAAATGAGAAGAAAAGAGCAGAAATGAGAAGGGCTTTCAAAGAAAATCTGGAGACTTCCCCTTTCATAACACCTGGAAAACCATGGGAAGAAGCTCGTAGTTTTATTATGAATGAGGAATTTTACATATGGCTGGAGGAAGCTGTCTATGTGGATATCTACTGCAAACATCAAAAACAGATTATAGAAAAGGCAAAGGAGGAGTTTCAGGAACTGCTTCTGGAATATTCAGAATTGTTTTATGAGCTGGAGCTTGATGCTAAACCTAGCAAAGAGAAAATGGGTGTCATTCAAGAGGTTTTAGGCGAAGAGCAAAGATTTAAAGCTTTACAAAAGCTGCAAGCTGAGCGAGACGCCCTTATTTTGAAGCACATCCATTTTGTGTATCACCCAACTAAGGAAACTTGTCCTAGCTGCCCAGTTTGTATAGACTCTAAAATCGAGCAGTTGATCGGTTCCAGGTTTATAAGACAATCTGAGCGCAATCAGAAAAACTTGCTTTCTGATTCCAATATAGATAGGATCAATCTAGTTATTCTTGGCAAAGATGGCCTTGCACGTGAACTGGCAAATGAGATTCGAGCTCTGTGTACAAATGATGACAAGTATGTGATAGATGGTAAAATGTATGAACTTTCCTTGAGACCAATTGAGGGTAATGTCCGACTTCCTGTTAATTCTTTTCAGACACCAACATTTCAGCCACACGGTTGTCTCTGCCTTTATAATTCGAAGGAATCTCTATCTTATGTTGTAGAAAGTATTGAAAAGAGTAGAGAGTCCACCCTTGGCAGAAGGGACAATCACTTGGTTCATCTTCCTCTGACACTAATACTGGTTAACAAGAGAGGGGATACCAGTGGAGAAACGCTGCATAGCTTAATACAACAAGGTCAACAGATTGCCAGTAAACTACAGTGTGTCTTTCTTGACCCCGCTTCTGCTGGAATTGGATATGGACGTAACATTAATGAAAAGCAAATCAGTCAAGTTTTGAAAGGATTACTGGACTCGAAGCGTAACTTAAATCTTGTAAGTTCTACGTCTAGCATCAAAGATTTAGCAGATGTTGACCTTCGAATTGTTATGTGTTTGTTGTGTGGAGATCCTTTTAATGCAGATGACATCCTTCTACCTATCCTTCAGTCCCAAACCTGCAGACCTTCCCAGTGCGGCAGTAGTAACTCAGTTCTACTTGAACTACCAATAGGACCACACAAAAGACGGATAGAACTGTCCATCCTTTCATACCATTCCTCATTCAGCATTAGGAAAAGCCGGTTAGTCCATGGGTACATTGTGGTTTTTTCAGCAAAACGTAAGGCATCCTTGGCTATGTTACGTGCCTTTCTTTGTGAAGTGCAGGATATTATCCCCATTCAAATTGTGGCACTCACAGATGGCTCAATAGACATTCTAGACAATGACTTAAGTCGAGAACAGCTGACTGAGGGACAGGAGATTGCCCAAGAAATTGATGGAAAGTTTACGACAATACCCTGTAGCCCACCTCAACACAAACTTGAGATCTTTTACTCATTCTTTAAAGATgtggtggagaaaaaaaatataattgaagCCACTCATATGTATGATAATGCTGCTGAAGCATGCAGCACGACGGAAGAAGTGTTTAATTCACCTCGGGCTGGCTCACCTCATTGTAATTCAAACCTTCAGGATTCAGAAGAAGACACTGAGCCACCATCGTACAGCCCATTTAGAGAGGACACATCCATGCCCACTTTGCCCAAAGATCATTCTAAACTTTCAATGGAACTGCTGGAGGGGAATGAtggtctgtctgtcttttctgttaTGAGCACTTTTGAAAGCAAACTGAACAACAAAGTACCTCCTCCAGTGAAACCAAAGCCCCCTGTACACTTTGACATTACAAAGGGGGATCTGTCTTATTTGGAACAAGGGCATAGAGACGGACAGAGGAAGTCTATGTCATCTAGTAGTTGGCTGCCTACAGATAGTTTTGACCCTTCTGATTATGCAGAACCTATGGATGCTGTGGTCAAACCAAGGAATGAGGAGGAAAATATATACTCTGTGCCTCATGACAGCACCCAAGGCAAAATCATCACCATTCGTAATATTAACAAAACTCAATCTAATGGCAGTGGTAATGGTTCAGACAGTGAAATGGACACAAGCTCTCTGGAACGTGGTCGAAAAGTGTCTATTGTTAGTAAACCTGTGTTGTATCGGACAAGATGTGCAAGACTTGGGAGAtttgccagttacagaaccagttttagTGTAGGAAGCGATGATGAGTTGGGGCCCATTAGGAAGAAAGAAGAAGACCAGACATCCCAAGGATATAAGGGGGATAATGCTGTCATTCCATATGAAAGTGCAGATGGAGAAGATCCAAGGAGAAGGAACATTTTACGAAGCTTGAGAAGGACAACAAAG TGA